A single genomic interval of Juglans regia cultivar Chandler chromosome 1, Walnut 2.0, whole genome shotgun sequence harbors:
- the LOC108986412 gene encoding uncharacterized protein LOC108986412, giving the protein MCKFPWQLLFRNSSVNTAAASSSDHSPLVVLISTVEQLATRVEKPFRYEASWAVKEECKKVIEESWNRNKMMSNKLMVARENLKRSREKLSWWSKNSVQPDTKIIHNRFQKLQALQKANKGDLKEEIQATKKEINQLLEEEDTYWRQRAKHKWLLEGDRNTRLFH; this is encoded by the coding sequence ATGTGCAAATTCCCTTGGCAGCTTTTATTTAGAAATTCCTCAGTCAATACAGCAGCAGCGAGCAGCTCAGATCACAGCCCACTTGTGGTGTTGATATCTACTGTTGAACAGCTTGCAACCAGAGTTGAAAAACCCTTTAGATATGAGGCCAGCTGGGCTGTAAAGGAGGAATGCAAGAAAGTGATTGAGGAGTCTTGGAACAGAAATAAGATGATGTCCAACAAGTTGATGGTGGCTAGAGAAAACCTAAAGAGGAGTAGAGAAAAACTGAGTTGGTGGAGCAAAAACTCAGTGCAGCCTGATACAAAGATAATCCATAACAGGTTCCAGAAGCTACAAGCTCTCCAAAAAGCAAATAAAGGGGATCTCAAAGAGGAGATTCAGGCCACTAAAAAAGAGATTAATCAGCTACTTGAAGAGGAAGACACTTATTGGAGACAAAGGGCCAAGCATAAATGGCTCCTAGAGGGAGATAGAAATACCAGATTATTTCACTAG
- the LOC108986402 gene encoding uncharacterized protein LOC108986402, translating to MRNMLTQTSAKHQRLQQQNDTWSPPPPHTYKINWDATIDKMKCKVGIRIIVRDHSGLVVASSRLNISLYPEPFLAEAIGALEASRLGNHLGLTKIILEGDSFQVIQAINGKGKNWSSTGMIIDDIKGQLSTLESWSAIHICREGNKATHVLAKNAFVNSTSSLDVDSIPSCITNFI from the coding sequence ATGAGGAATATGCTAACTCAAACTTCAGCAAAACACCAAAGGCTGCAACAACAAAATGATACCTGGTCCCCACCCCCTCCCCACACCTACAAGATCAACTGGGATGCTACCATcgataaaatgaaatgcaaaGTGGGGATCAGGATCATAGTGAGAGATCATTCAGGACTAGTGGTGGCATCCTCAAGACTAAACATATCACTTTATCCTGAACCGTTCCTAGCAGAAGCAATAGGTGCTTTGGAAGCCTCTCGGCTTGGCAACCACCTGGGCCTCACCAAGATCATCTTGGAAGGGGATTCCTTTCAAGTAATTCAAGCTATCAATGGAAAGGGCAAAAATTGGTCTTCAACTGGGATGATTATTGATGATATAAAGGGCCAGCTTAGCACTCTTGAAAGTTGGTCAGCAATCCATATATGTAGAGAGGGAAACAAGGCAACCCACGTGCTTGCCAAGAATGCATTTGTAAACTCTACTTCTTCTTTAGATGTAGACAGCATTCCCTCTTGTATCACTAACTTCATTTGA